The proteins below come from a single Micromonospora citrea genomic window:
- the frr gene encoding ribosome recycling factor has protein sequence MIDDTLLEAEEKMERAIEHAKEEFGAIRTGRANAAMFSKIIIDYYGSPTPLPQMASIGVPEPRMVIIKPYDNSQINAMEKAIRDSDLGANPNNEGNQLRILLPQMTEERRRDMIKVARHKGEEAKVAIRNIRRKGKEELDRLVKDGEVGEDDGRRAEKELDDLTQRYVAAVDELVKHKENELLEV, from the coding sequence GTGATCGACGACACCCTCCTCGAGGCCGAGGAGAAGATGGAGCGTGCCATCGAGCACGCCAAGGAGGAGTTCGGCGCGATCCGCACCGGTCGCGCCAACGCCGCCATGTTCTCCAAGATCATCATCGACTACTACGGCAGCCCCACCCCGCTGCCCCAGATGGCGTCCATCGGCGTGCCCGAGCCGCGCATGGTGATCATCAAGCCGTACGACAACTCGCAGATCAACGCCATGGAGAAGGCGATCCGCGATTCCGACCTCGGCGCGAACCCGAACAACGAGGGCAACCAGCTGCGCATTCTGCTCCCGCAGATGACCGAGGAGCGCCGCCGCGACATGATCAAGGTCGCCCGGCACAAGGGTGAGGAGGCCAAGGTCGCCATCCGCAACATCCGCCGCAAGGGCAAGGAGGAGCTCGACCGCCTCGTCAAGGACGGCGAGGTCGGCGAGGACGACGGCCGGCGCGCGGAGAAGGAGCTCGACGACCTGACCCAGCGCTACGTCGCCGCCGTCGACGAGCTGGTCAAGCACAAGGAGAACGAGCTCCTCGAGGTCTGA
- the pyrH gene encoding UMP kinase, whose product MTQVVSDRSLAADDPTAPPPGRARRVVLKLSGEVFGGGAIGVDPDVVQAIARQIATVVRRGVQVSVVVGGGNFFRGAELQKRGMDRARADYMGMLGTVMNCLALQDFLEKEGIETRVQSAITMAQVAEPYIPLRAIRHLEKGRVVIFGAGAGMPYFSTDTVAAQRALEIRADVVLMSKNGVDGVYTADPRVDPTASKFDSITFSEVLRRNLRVADAAAFSLCMENGLPMLVFGAQGDDTIIRAVGGDKIGTLITA is encoded by the coding sequence ATGACGCAGGTTGTGAGTGACCGGAGTCTGGCGGCGGACGATCCGACGGCGCCGCCCCCCGGCCGGGCCCGACGGGTGGTGCTGAAGCTCTCCGGCGAGGTGTTCGGCGGGGGCGCCATCGGCGTCGACCCCGACGTCGTGCAGGCCATCGCCCGGCAGATCGCGACCGTGGTGCGCCGCGGGGTGCAGGTCTCGGTGGTGGTCGGCGGCGGCAACTTCTTCCGGGGCGCCGAGCTGCAGAAGCGCGGCATGGACCGGGCCCGGGCCGACTACATGGGCATGCTCGGCACCGTGATGAACTGCCTCGCGCTGCAGGACTTCCTGGAGAAGGAGGGCATCGAGACGCGCGTGCAGAGCGCGATCACGATGGCCCAGGTCGCCGAGCCCTACATCCCGCTGCGCGCGATCCGGCACCTGGAGAAGGGCCGCGTGGTGATCTTCGGCGCGGGCGCGGGCATGCCGTACTTCTCCACCGACACGGTGGCCGCCCAGCGCGCGCTGGAGATCCGCGCCGACGTGGTGCTGATGAGCAAGAACGGCGTGGACGGCGTCTACACCGCGGACCCGCGGGTCGACCCGACCGCCAGCAAGTTCGACTCGATCACCTTCTCCGAGGTGCTGCGCCGCAACCTGCGGGTCGCGGACGCCGCCGCGTTCAGCCTGTGCATGGAGAACGGCCTGCCGATGCTGGTCTTCGGCGCGCAGGGCGACGACACCATCATCCGGGCCGTGGGTGGCGACAAGATCGGCACCCTGATCACCGCCTGA
- the tsf gene encoding translation elongation factor Ts, whose amino-acid sequence MSNFTAADVKKLRDLTGAGMMDCKKALTEAEGDFDKAVEILRVKGAKDVGKRAGRTAANGLIAHSGQALLELNCETDFVAKTDAFIELAQRLVEHGERSGVSTAEELLATEIDGKTVADLVQEQSAKIGEKLVLNRFAKLDGTTAVYLHRKSQDLPPAVGVLVQYSGRTDEAGDADARAVAMQIAAMRPKYLTRDEVPADVVESERRIAEQTAREENKPEAALPKIVEGRVNAFFKDYVLIEQASVADNKKTVKQLLAEAGIEVTRFVRFEVGQA is encoded by the coding sequence ATGTCCAACTTCACCGCCGCGGACGTCAAGAAGCTCCGCGACCTCACCGGCGCCGGCATGATGGACTGCAAGAAGGCGCTGACCGAGGCCGAGGGCGACTTCGACAAGGCCGTCGAGATCCTGCGCGTCAAGGGCGCCAAGGACGTCGGCAAGCGGGCCGGCCGCACGGCCGCCAACGGTCTGATCGCCCACTCGGGCCAGGCGCTGCTCGAGCTCAACTGCGAGACCGACTTCGTCGCCAAGACCGACGCCTTCATCGAGCTCGCCCAGCGGCTGGTCGAGCACGGCGAGCGCAGCGGCGTCAGCACCGCCGAGGAGCTGCTCGCCACCGAGATCGACGGCAAGACGGTCGCCGACCTGGTCCAGGAGCAGTCCGCCAAGATCGGCGAGAAGCTGGTCCTCAACCGGTTCGCCAAGCTCGACGGCACCACCGCCGTCTACCTGCACCGCAAGAGCCAGGACCTGCCCCCGGCGGTCGGCGTGCTGGTGCAGTACTCCGGCCGGACCGACGAGGCCGGCGACGCCGACGCGCGCGCCGTCGCGATGCAGATCGCCGCGATGCGGCCGAAGTACCTCACCCGTGACGAGGTGCCGGCCGACGTCGTCGAGTCCGAGCGGCGCATCGCCGAGCAGACCGCCCGCGAGGAGAACAAGCCCGAGGCGGCGCTGCCGAAGATCGTCGAGGGCCGGGTGAACGCCTTCTTCAAGGACTACGTCCTCATCGAGCAGGCGTCGGTCGCCGACAACAAGAAGACGGTGAAGCAGCTGCTGGCCGAGGCCGGCATCGAGGTCACCCGCTTCGTGCGGTTCGAGGTCGGCCAGGCCTGA
- the rpsB gene encoding 30S ribosomal protein S2 translates to MAVVTMRQLLESGVHFGHQTRRWNPKMKRFIFTERNGIYIIDLRQTLDYIEKAYEFVRGTVAEGGSILFVGTKKQAQEAIAEQATRVGQPYVNHRWLGGMLTNFQTVYKRLQRMKELEALGDLSGTAAGYTKKETLQLSREKVKLTRTLGGLRDMQKLPAAIWVVDTKKEHIAVDEARKLGIPVIAVLDTNCDPDEVDFPIPGNDDAIRSAELLTKVVAAAVADGLIARSGRRRGTDEKPEPGVASDEPLAEWERELLEEPKKADEQGQPAEQPATAAAE, encoded by the coding sequence ATGGCCGTCGTGACCATGCGTCAGCTGCTGGAGAGCGGTGTCCACTTCGGGCACCAGACCCGGCGCTGGAACCCGAAGATGAAGCGTTTCATCTTCACCGAGCGCAACGGTATCTACATCATCGACCTGCGCCAGACCCTCGACTACATCGAGAAGGCCTACGAGTTCGTGCGCGGGACCGTCGCCGAGGGTGGCAGCATCCTCTTCGTCGGCACCAAGAAGCAGGCTCAGGAGGCCATCGCCGAGCAGGCGACCCGGGTCGGCCAGCCGTACGTCAACCACCGCTGGCTCGGCGGCATGCTGACCAACTTCCAGACGGTGTACAAGCGGCTGCAGCGGATGAAGGAGCTGGAGGCCCTGGGTGACCTGAGCGGCACGGCCGCCGGGTACACCAAGAAGGAGACCCTGCAGCTCTCCCGCGAGAAGGTCAAGCTGACCCGCACCCTCGGTGGCCTGCGCGACATGCAGAAGCTCCCGGCCGCGATCTGGGTGGTCGACACCAAGAAGGAGCACATCGCCGTCGACGAGGCCCGCAAGCTGGGCATCCCGGTGATCGCGGTGCTCGACACCAACTGCGACCCGGACGAGGTCGACTTCCCGATCCCGGGCAACGACGACGCGATCCGTTCGGCGGAGCTGCTGACCAAGGTCGTGGCCGCCGCCGTCGCCGACGGCCTGATCGCCCGCTCCGGCCGTCGTCGGGGCACCGACGAGAAGCCCGAGCCGGGTGTGGCCTCGGACGAGCCGCTGGCCGAGTGGGAGCGCGAGCTGCTCGAGGAGCCGAAGAAGGCCGACGAGCAGGGGCAGCCGGCCGAGCAGCCGGCGACCGCCGCCGCGGAGTGA
- a CDS encoding YraN family protein, whose translation MTKRNQAVGAYGERCAVRHLIEAGLRPVARNWRCPAGEIDIIAWDGPVLAFCEVKTRSTDGFGTPAEAVVPAKARRLRGLAARWLADTGTSADQVRFDVVSVRLTGAGPARVDHLKGVF comes from the coding sequence ATGACGAAGCGGAACCAGGCGGTCGGCGCGTACGGCGAGCGATGCGCCGTCCGGCACCTGATCGAGGCGGGCCTGCGCCCCGTCGCCCGGAACTGGCGCTGCCCGGCCGGGGAGATCGACATCATCGCCTGGGACGGGCCGGTGCTCGCCTTCTGCGAGGTGAAGACACGAAGCACGGACGGATTCGGCACACCGGCCGAGGCGGTCGTCCCGGCCAAGGCCCGCCGGCTACGCGGGCTCGCCGCCCGATGGCTGGCCGACACCGGCACCAGCGCCGACCAGGTGCGCTTCGACGTCGTCTCGGTACGCCTCACCGGCGCCGGCCCCGCCCGCGTCGATCACCTCAAGGGCGTGTTCTGA
- a CDS encoding YifB family Mg chelatase-like AAA ATPase, whose amino-acid sequence MSYAKVLCVGLVGVTGHLVEVEADLAAGLPAVVISGLPDTALHEARDRVRAAVVNSGQRWPNRRITLNLLPADLPKFGSAFDLAIAAALLGGSGELPLLPLDRVVVLGELGLDGTVRPVRGVLPMVAAAARAGVERVIVPAANAAEAAVVPGIRVRAVDTLHRLVSFVRDGTPLIEPEAVCAAPGGAGPDLAEVAGQGLGRRALEVAAAGGHHLALLGPPGAGKTMLAERLPSILPELDDEAALEVTALHSIAGLLPPGGRLLRRPPFQAPHHTATVPSLVGGGSGLARPGAISLAHRGVLFLDEAPEFSRGALEALRQPLEHGRVRLARSRGGAEYPARTQLVLAANPCPCAKPAGDAYCECPPQARRRYLSRLSGPLLDRIDVQVTLPPVRAAELMAAAVDSESSATVARRVAAAREAAAARWAVLGRRLNAEIPGPYLRRPPWRLPGPDTAELRARLDSGSLSARGFDRVVRLAWTIADLDGRDRPDRDDVGEAIQLRTGDGT is encoded by the coding sequence GTGAGCTACGCGAAGGTGCTCTGCGTGGGCCTGGTCGGCGTGACCGGGCACCTGGTGGAGGTCGAGGCCGACCTGGCGGCCGGTCTGCCCGCCGTGGTCATCTCGGGGCTGCCGGACACCGCCCTGCACGAGGCCCGGGACCGGGTCCGCGCGGCGGTGGTCAACTCGGGCCAACGATGGCCCAACCGCCGGATCACACTCAACCTGCTGCCGGCCGATCTGCCGAAGTTCGGCTCGGCGTTCGACCTGGCGATCGCGGCGGCCCTGCTGGGCGGCTCGGGTGAGCTGCCGCTGCTGCCGCTGGACCGCGTGGTGGTCCTGGGCGAGCTGGGCCTCGACGGCACGGTCCGGCCGGTGCGCGGCGTGCTGCCGATGGTCGCCGCGGCGGCCAGGGCCGGCGTCGAGCGGGTGATCGTCCCCGCCGCCAACGCCGCCGAGGCGGCGGTCGTCCCGGGGATCCGGGTCCGGGCGGTCGACACGCTGCACCGGCTGGTCAGCTTCGTCCGGGATGGCACCCCGCTGATCGAGCCGGAGGCGGTCTGCGCGGCGCCGGGCGGCGCCGGGCCGGACCTGGCGGAGGTCGCCGGGCAGGGGCTGGGCCGGCGGGCGCTGGAGGTGGCCGCGGCGGGTGGGCACCACCTGGCGCTGCTCGGGCCGCCGGGCGCCGGCAAGACCATGCTCGCCGAGCGCCTTCCGTCGATCCTGCCCGAGCTCGACGACGAGGCCGCGCTGGAGGTGACCGCCCTGCACTCGATCGCCGGGCTGCTCCCGCCGGGCGGTCGGCTGCTTCGCCGACCACCGTTCCAGGCCCCGCACCACACGGCGACCGTGCCGTCGCTGGTCGGCGGCGGCTCCGGGCTGGCCCGTCCCGGCGCCATCTCGCTCGCCCACCGCGGGGTGCTCTTCCTCGACGAGGCACCCGAATTCAGCCGGGGCGCCCTGGAGGCGCTGCGCCAACCGCTGGAGCACGGCCGGGTCCGGCTGGCCCGCAGCCGTGGGGGCGCCGAATATCCCGCCCGCACCCAACTGGTGCTGGCGGCCAATCCGTGCCCGTGCGCCAAGCCGGCCGGGGACGCCTACTGCGAGTGCCCGCCGCAGGCCCGCCGGCGCTACCTGAGCCGCCTCTCCGGCCCCTTGCTGGACCGGATCGACGTGCAGGTGACGCTGCCACCCGTCCGAGCCGCCGAGTTGATGGCGGCGGCCGTGGACAGCGAGTCGTCGGCCACCGTCGCCCGAAGGGTGGCGGCCGCCCGGGAGGCCGCCGCCGCGCGCTGGGCCGTCCTCGGCCGCCGGCTCAATGCCGAGATACCCGGCCCGTACCTGCGTCGACCGCCCTGGCGACTGCCCGGGCCCGACACGGCGGAGCTGCGGGCCCGACTGGACTCCGGGTCGCTCTCCGCCCGGGGCTTCGACCGCGTCGTCCGCCTGGCCTGGACGATCGCGGACCTCGACGGCCGGGACCGGCCCGACCGGGACGACGTCGGGGAGGCCATTCAACTGAGAACGGGGGACGGCACGTGA
- a CDS encoding DNA-processing protein DprA has product MSTKETLARVALTWLAEPGTRSVHRLVDRLGPVGTLDLLLDGGAPDDTLRATVAARTAAGDPRAVAAEALARADRLGARVVVPGDDEWPTRVEQLRELRLPEAHRRVDTETAPPLCFWVRGSWPLAEAFDRSVAVVGARAASGYGTHVATELGYGLADRDWTVVSGGAFGIDAAAHRGALNAGGVTVAVLACGVDRPYPMGNAALFDRIADTGLLVSEWMPGADPLRPRFLIRNRVIAAGTLGTVLVEAAARSGATQTTHRALALRRPAMVVPGPVTSAMSVGAHELLREHPKSRLVTGVAQVLEEVGRIGELAPVPRGPQRPADQLDDDARSIVEVLPRRGAVGVEVLAARAGVAVRTVLRKLSMLEELALVVRREDGYALAPPPADAGRAGQGRRADGRPTPAGERPG; this is encoded by the coding sequence GTGAGCACGAAGGAGACGCTGGCCAGGGTCGCGCTGACCTGGCTCGCCGAGCCGGGCACCCGGTCGGTGCACCGGCTGGTCGACCGCCTCGGTCCGGTGGGGACGCTCGACCTGCTGCTCGACGGCGGCGCGCCGGACGACACGTTGCGGGCCACGGTCGCGGCGCGTACCGCCGCCGGAGACCCACGGGCCGTCGCGGCCGAGGCGCTGGCCCGCGCCGACCGGCTCGGCGCCCGCGTCGTCGTGCCCGGCGACGACGAGTGGCCCACCCGGGTCGAGCAGTTGCGGGAGCTGCGACTGCCCGAGGCCCATCGCCGGGTGGACACCGAGACCGCACCGCCGCTTTGTTTCTGGGTGCGCGGGTCGTGGCCGCTCGCCGAGGCGTTCGACCGCTCGGTCGCGGTCGTCGGTGCCCGGGCCGCCAGCGGCTACGGCACACACGTCGCCACCGAGCTCGGCTACGGCCTCGCCGACCGGGACTGGACCGTCGTCTCCGGCGGCGCGTTCGGCATCGACGCGGCTGCCCATCGGGGCGCGCTCAACGCCGGCGGCGTCACCGTCGCCGTGCTCGCCTGTGGCGTGGACCGCCCCTACCCGATGGGCAACGCGGCGCTGTTCGACCGGATCGCCGACACCGGGTTGCTGGTCAGCGAGTGGATGCCGGGGGCGGACCCGCTCCGGCCCCGGTTCCTCATCCGCAACCGGGTGATCGCGGCGGGGACCCTCGGCACCGTGCTGGTGGAGGCGGCGGCGCGCAGCGGCGCGACCCAGACCACGCACCGGGCCCTCGCCCTGCGCAGGCCCGCCATGGTGGTGCCGGGCCCGGTCACGTCCGCGATGTCGGTGGGCGCGCACGAGCTGCTACGCGAGCACCCGAAGTCCCGGCTGGTCACCGGGGTGGCGCAGGTGCTGGAGGAGGTCGGGCGGATCGGCGAGCTGGCCCCGGTTCCGCGCGGTCCGCAGCGGCCGGCCGACCAGCTCGACGACGACGCGAGGTCGATCGTCGAGGTGCTGCCGCGTCGGGGCGCGGTGGGGGTGGAGGTCCTCGCGGCCCGCGCCGGCGTCGCCGTCCGCACCGTGCTGCGGAAGCTGTCCATGCTGGAGGAGCTGGCCCTGGTGGTGCGCCGCGAGGACGGCTACGCCCTCGCGCCGCCACCGGCCGACGCCGGCCGGGCCGGTCAGGGCCGACGTGCCGACGGCCGGCCGACCCCGGCCGGCGAACGGCCCGGGTGA
- a CDS encoding tyrosine recombinase XerC: MHEALPAAMREAVDDFAGHLAGVRNRSAHTVRAYVGDVVALLDHARRMGCAELAELDLTVLRSWLAKQRTTGAARTSLARRAASARAFSAWAHRCGLLPTDVAGALASPRAHRDLPSVLRADQAAALVEAPGRANRAAPTVSHAARPAPIDGRADALGPAAIDTAAGDTTATATAAGDTTATATTAGDTTATATTAGDTTAGTAGTFVPTTCTAAGTAERTTNSDTADGAAEAVLLRDRALLELLYGTGVRISEACGLDVADIDHGRRVVRVFGKGGRERAVPYGVPAQRALDEWLRHGRPALAGPHSRDALLLGARGGRLNPTTARRIVSGYAEAAGLPPVSPHGLRHSAATHLLEGGADLRAVQELLGHSSLASTQIYTHVSVERLRAAYRQAHPRA, translated from the coding sequence ATGCACGAGGCGCTCCCGGCGGCGATGCGCGAGGCGGTGGACGACTTCGCCGGGCACCTGGCCGGGGTGCGCAACCGGTCCGCGCACACCGTCCGGGCGTACGTCGGCGACGTGGTGGCGCTGCTGGACCACGCGCGTCGGATGGGCTGCGCGGAGCTGGCGGAGCTGGATCTCACCGTGCTGCGCAGTTGGTTGGCGAAGCAGCGGACGACGGGCGCCGCGCGGACGTCGCTCGCCCGCCGGGCGGCCTCGGCGCGGGCGTTCAGCGCCTGGGCGCACCGCTGCGGGCTGCTCCCCACCGATGTGGCGGGCGCGCTGGCCAGCCCTCGCGCGCACCGGGACCTGCCCAGCGTGCTCCGTGCCGATCAGGCGGCCGCGCTGGTCGAGGCCCCCGGCCGCGCCAACCGGGCCGCGCCGACGGTGTCGCACGCCGCGCGCCCCGCGCCAATCGACGGCCGGGCGGACGCCCTCGGCCCGGCGGCCATCGACACTGCCGCCGGCGACACGACGGCCACCGCCACTGCCGCCGGCGACACGACGGCCACCGCCACTACCGCCGGCGACACGACGGCCACCGCCACTACCGCCGGCGACACGACGGCCGGCACGGCGGGCACCTTCGTTCCGACCACCTGCACGGCAGCCGGCACGGCGGAACGCACGACGAACTCCGACACGGCGGACGGTGCCGCCGAGGCCGTGCTGCTGCGCGACCGGGCGCTGCTGGAGCTGCTCTACGGCACGGGCGTACGGATCAGTGAGGCGTGCGGCCTGGACGTCGCCGACATCGACCACGGGCGACGGGTCGTGCGGGTGTTCGGCAAGGGCGGCCGGGAGCGCGCGGTCCCGTACGGGGTGCCGGCCCAGCGGGCGCTCGACGAGTGGCTGCGCCACGGCCGGCCCGCGCTGGCCGGACCGCACTCCCGGGACGCGCTGCTGCTCGGCGCGCGCGGCGGGCGACTCAACCCGACGACGGCCAGGCGGATCGTGAGCGGCTACGCCGAAGCCGCCGGCCTGCCCCCGGTCAGCCCGCACGGGCTGCGGCACTCGGCGGCCACCCACCTGCTCGAAGGCGGCGCCGACCTGCGTGCGGTGCAGGAACTGCTGGGGCACTCGTCCCTCGCGAGCACGCAGATCTACACGCACGTGTCGGTGGAGCGGCTCCGCGCCGCCTACCGCCAGGCCCACCCCCGCGCCTGA
- a CDS encoding GNAT family N-acetyltransferase, which translates to MDAPVGLRWPTVADRQLRADVHRVLHAVAERGGAIGYAVPPGRAETDAWLDSVLSLVRAGDAALALAVLDSRVVGTGLWRRGPKPIFAHYADLEKITAHPAARGRGIGRLVTGALVDDARRAGIETLALGVRGNNHGAIALYERLGFREWGRLPNVIEVGDERYDDVRMCLDLGRPPHVVLRGSAPDGPGSSPRRP; encoded by the coding sequence ATGGACGCCCCCGTCGGACTGCGCTGGCCGACCGTCGCCGACCGGCAGCTCCGCGCCGACGTGCACCGGGTGCTGCACGCGGTGGCCGAGCGCGGCGGCGCGATCGGGTACGCCGTCCCACCCGGTCGCGCCGAGACCGACGCATGGCTGGACTCCGTGCTCAGCCTTGTCCGGGCCGGCGACGCTGCGCTGGCTCTCGCCGTGCTGGACTCCCGGGTCGTGGGTACCGGGTTGTGGCGGCGCGGTCCGAAGCCGATCTTCGCCCACTACGCCGACCTGGAAAAGATCACGGCCCACCCGGCCGCCCGTGGCCGGGGGATCGGCCGGCTCGTCACCGGCGCCCTGGTCGACGACGCCCGCAGGGCCGGCATCGAGACCCTCGCGCTCGGCGTACGGGGCAACAACCACGGCGCGATCGCGCTATACGAGCGGCTCGGCTTCCGCGAGTGGGGGCGGCTGCCGAACGTCATCGAGGTGGGCGACGAACGCTACGACGACGTCCGGATGTGCCTGGACCTGGGCCGGCCGCCGCACGTCGTGCTCCGCGGCTCCGCCCCGGACGGCCCGGGCTCGTCGCCGCGCCGCCCCTGA
- a CDS encoding aminotransferase class V-fold PLP-dependent enzyme: protein MSVPQPPEPIAAARLLFSLDPTVSHLNHGSFGAVPIAVQRAQQRLRDEMEANPLRFFTRGLVDRITHARRHVAGFLGADPEGTALVPNATTGVAMVLQSLGLRPGDEVLTTDHGYGAVALSVARECRRTGAVTRALHVPLAATDEEVVEVVRAGLRPGRTRLLVVDQLTSATARLLPVAAIVRVAGEHGIPVLVDAAHAPGMLATPVGSIGADFWVGNLHKWAYAPRGSAVLVVAPSWRERIEPLAVSWEQESGFPRRVEWAATQDYTGWLAAPVGLFTLRSLGADRVRGHNAALAAYGQRVVGDALGVAPSDLPDPGGRGVAMRIVPLPAGLGTTFDAARALRERIADRLATEVAVMSWNGRGWLRLCAQVYNTADEYERLSVRLPPLLAQR, encoded by the coding sequence GTGAGCGTCCCGCAGCCGCCCGAGCCGATCGCGGCAGCCCGCCTGCTCTTCTCGCTCGACCCCACCGTGAGCCACCTCAACCACGGCTCGTTCGGCGCGGTGCCGATCGCTGTGCAGCGGGCCCAGCAGCGGCTGCGTGACGAGATGGAAGCCAACCCGCTGCGCTTCTTCACACGAGGTCTGGTCGACCGGATCACCCATGCCCGCCGCCACGTGGCCGGCTTCCTGGGCGCCGACCCGGAAGGCACCGCCCTGGTGCCGAACGCCACCACCGGCGTGGCCATGGTGCTCCAGTCGCTCGGCCTGCGCCCCGGCGACGAGGTGCTCACGACCGACCACGGCTATGGCGCGGTGGCCCTGTCCGTCGCCCGGGAGTGCCGCCGCACGGGGGCGGTCACCCGCGCGCTGCACGTGCCGCTGGCCGCCACCGACGAGGAGGTCGTCGAGGTCGTCCGCGCGGGCCTGCGCCCTGGCCGGACCCGGCTGCTCGTGGTGGACCAGCTCACCTCGGCCACCGCCCGGCTCCTCCCGGTCGCCGCCATCGTCCGGGTGGCCGGGGAGCACGGGATACCGGTCCTGGTCGACGCCGCGCACGCCCCGGGCATGCTGGCGACTCCGGTCGGGAGCATCGGCGCCGACTTCTGGGTGGGCAACCTGCACAAGTGGGCGTACGCGCCACGCGGCAGCGCCGTGCTGGTGGTCGCACCGTCGTGGCGGGAACGCATCGAGCCGCTGGCCGTCTCGTGGGAGCAGGAGTCGGGGTTCCCCCGCCGGGTCGAGTGGGCGGCGACCCAGGACTACACCGGCTGGCTGGCCGCACCGGTGGGCCTGTTCACCCTGCGCAGCCTCGGCGCCGACCGGGTACGCGGGCACAACGCCGCGCTGGCGGCGTACGGCCAGCGGGTGGTGGGGGACGCGCTCGGGGTGGCCCCCAGCGACCTGCCGGACCCCGGCGGGCGCGGGGTGGCCATGCGGATCGTTCCGTTGCCGGCGGGCCTGGGCACCACCTTCGACGCGGCGCGGGCGCTGCGGGAACGGATCGCCGATCGGCTCGCCACGGAGGTGGCGGTCATGTCCTGGAACGGCCGGGGCTGGCTGCGGCTGTGCGCGCAGGTCTACAACACCGCGGACGAGTACGAGCGGCTGTCGGTGCGGCTCCCCCCGCTGCTCGCCCAGCGCTGA
- a CDS encoding class I SAM-dependent methyltransferase, with amino-acid sequence MTRDWYAWHEDYEDPGSALSRRLAEVRMRIRAALDAAAPGPLRAVSVCAGQGRDLIPVLAVHPRRDDVTARLVELDPRNAEVARSAARAAGLSSVEVVVGDAARTDAYVDLVPADLVLVCGVFGNVGEADVRAIVRHCAALCATGGSVFWTRHRRSPDLVPTICDWFAEEGFRPVAVSSPADGVGVGVHRFEGRPRPLPAGVTMFEFLG; translated from the coding sequence GTGACGCGGGACTGGTACGCCTGGCACGAGGACTACGAGGACCCGGGCTCGGCGCTCTCCCGCCGGCTCGCCGAGGTGCGGATGCGGATCCGGGCGGCGCTCGACGCGGCCGCGCCCGGCCCGCTGCGGGCGGTCAGCGTCTGCGCCGGGCAGGGGCGCGACCTGATTCCCGTACTGGCGGTCCACCCCCGGCGGGACGACGTGACCGCCCGGCTCGTGGAGTTGGATCCCCGCAACGCGGAGGTGGCCCGGTCGGCCGCCCGCGCGGCGGGGCTGTCCTCGGTGGAGGTGGTGGTCGGGGACGCGGCGCGCACGGACGCGTACGTCGATCTCGTTCCGGCCGACCTGGTGCTGGTCTGCGGGGTGTTCGGCAATGTCGGCGAGGCGGACGTGCGGGCCATCGTGCGGCACTGCGCGGCGCTCTGCGCCACCGGCGGCTCGGTGTTCTGGACCCGGCACCGGCGTAGCCCCGACCTGGTGCCGACCATCTGCGACTGGTTCGCCGAGGAGGGCTTCAGGCCGGTGGCGGTAAGCAGTCCGGCCGACGGCGTGGGCGTGGGCGTCCACCGGTTCGAGGGCCGACCGCGGCCCCTGCCGGCCGGGGTGACGATGTTCGAGTTCCTCGGCTGA